CTCCCTGGGATCCTGTGGGCTCGCAGTCACGACATGAAACACGCCAGGAACACCGCGAACGATTTGACGATATCAAAAAGACGCTGCCTTCTTCTGTCCATGAAAGCCAACCCCAGATGTACAAATGGTTtggagagaagatggatcAGATCCAGGCTGGAGCACTCACGGCTGGCCAGACGCTCAATGAGGTCACCGGATACAAGGCGATTGAGAAGTTGAAGCTGTCAattgagaagctcgaggaCGAGGTGTTGGAGGCACGAGCCGAGGTTAGAGAAGCAAAGAGAATGTACTCGGATGCCATCTCGGAGCGGTCCAACAGTCAACGGGAGGtcaatgagcttcttcAGAGAAAGCACAACTGGACTCCTGCTGATCTGGAGCGATTTACAGAGCTGTATCGTAACGACCATGCGAATGAACATTCGGTTAATGATGCCAAGAAACGACTAGGAGAGTGCGAACATCACGTTGAGGATCTGACTTTGCAGTTAAGCAAGCAGATTCTCACGCGGTATCATGAGGAGCAGATTTGGTCCGATAAGATCAGACGGGCTTCGACCTGGGGAACGTGGATCCTTATGGGATTCAACGTTGTCTTGTTCATTGTTGTTCAGCTTGGATTGGAGCCCTGGAAACGAAGACGCCTGGTGGGCTCGTTCGAAGACAAGGTGAAGGAGAGCCTTCAGGAATGGGAAGCTCGAAATGAGGCCCGACGTCTCGAAGAGGCTACTATGGCTGCCACTGCTACTCAGGCCATCACCGAGCTCCAGCGTAGAATTGAGTCTCCCCACGTCAGCAAGGCTGATGTCGTGGAAGCAGAGGCCGAGATTAACTCCATCAAGACCAACCTGGCCACCTGGTTCAAGGAgcgagaagaggaggagaaggaggagattgccaaggaggctcaTGAGCTGGCTGTGATTGCAGAGGACCCCGATATGACCGATGTTCATCATAaacctcatcctcctcagccaGTTGATACAGAACGGGTGGTGCGTCCTCATCTTGTGGAGAACTTTGAGCATCATGTTGCTGATCCTGTCCATCACCCTACTCTTCCTATCACATCTACACCTGTTTTGGAAGAGGATGCCCCTCCCCCTAGAATCCATCCTCTGGTCCAAATGTCTCCTGATTCACCTGACGATGGTACCAAAACATTTACAGCCACTAGAGATGGCTACGACGTGCATCCCTTGGTTGTGCGACCCACCACTCCTCCGCACTTTATGCTGCAGGTCTGGGGGGCAGCCAAGTTGTCGGTGGAGTCTGCTACCAACAAGACCGTGGCTGTGGTTCGAAGCACCTTCCAGACAGCTGAGCAGCGGCCGTTCGAGTCCACCATTGTCGCATCTTTGGGTGGTCTTTGTGGCGGTCTTGTGACATTTTTATATCTCAGATAGAGCATACAATCACGTATGTAGTAATGATTAGAATGACCATGAATGTGGAGAACAATGTgcaagtacactgtactgtacagtacttgcacgatacttgtaggtacAAGCAACGACTTGGATGCTCAAAACAATGACTTCTACGGTATATCAGTGAGACATATATTCTGGGGAAGAAtgattacaagtacatacatgaCTCACTGAAAAACGTGTAGAAAGACTTATTAAGACACAAGgctcgtacagtaccaggCAAAATTAACCCAGAAGTCTTCCATTAACTAGGTCCTACCCCTATCCCTTGCCATCCTTCTCCGTCGAGTCTTGTTTACTGTAGGTGAGTCACGGTGTTGTTGTATTATGATGGGTAGTCCTTGTTAAATCAAACCTCATaaagctacagtattgtacaagaagTTATGgtatctactgtacacttACAAGTGCATTCAAGTGCCGtatttgtacagtatgtatcgtactcgtaaCTTGaatagtatgtacttgcGATACATAGCACAGCATCTATAACTACAGTAGAAATACCGgcacttgtatttgtaccgCGGCTTGTCATTGGTGCTCATTTCGCGTGTATATGGGATAGGCAAGCATAGCAGGTTTTCTTTGTGCTGGTCGACTCGAAACTCATCCCCGCCGCTTCTCACCTGCTTAAAGCCGACACATTTACAATCTACGAGGCCGGatatgtacgagtacgcTGCAGCTCCGAGGACTATTCCAGTTCCAGTGCCATCATAGCAAATGAGTATGGCGACAAGTCAAATCTGCCCACTTTTAGCAGCACAAAGAGACTCGCTAATTGAGCAAgtgtactacttgtacagtagttacAGTAATACACGAATATGGTGACCCCCAATCACGTCGGAAGTTCGGTTGAACTGCACGGTTCTGAACACAATGGCTTCAATCAAGGGGAGATTTACGAAGGCATCCTGTTGTAATATTCATTTGACATTCCCCCCGCACCAGATGCTGGTGTGCCAAGTGTTCCAGGGCCCGGAACCCCTCTCCCGGTCAGTGGGCAGAAAAAATATGAACCGCAGAACCCCTTTCCTAGCATCTGCAGCTACCCCACTTCTTCATCTAACGGGCTGGTTCCAATGTGGCACAAACTGGCCATTTCTTGTCCCTTTTATCTTTTGTTCTTGTGTCGAAACAAGGCGCGATGCTGCCCCATGCACCAATGAATGCACTATGAGCGCAAATCATGCTATGCAGGCTGTCACAGGACAACGGAATCCAGGGTGGTTTTGTAGTTGCCTCCAATTATATGCCGACATTTTCGTCTCTCTACACACTCCAGGCTTGGCCTTTTTATGCTTTGACTGACGCACTCGTACAATTCTCCCTGTGAAGGACCCACACAAAAGTGAAGGCAGTTTGCGACCTCTGTAGCTAAGCTCAAACGGTCTCGAAATACGGCAGTTAGACAGCGCGAACGTTGTATAGGGAGAGACACAAGAAAACAGACTCAAACAGCTATCTTAATTGAAGGGGTCTCACACCTTGTCTTTGACTGGGTTCGTCCTGTTGCGGGAGAGTCGTATCGGAAACTGTTCAGTTCTATTACGGCAATACGaacacaactacaacagTTGTGGAGAGTGTATCTACGTCGGAGCGATATTGCCGCGGAGCGGCAGATTACAGCTCAAGTACCAATGGGGAAGTTTTTCAACAGCATTCAAGCACATAATGTTACGAGCTTGAGGTTGTAAGCACAATCAATCAAGTAATTCACAGCAAACGCAACCACTGTAGAGCTATTGGAGAGGGCTTAATTAGTCAAGCTCAAAGTTCGAGACAGGAAACTTATACGACCCCAGGTAAAATAAATGGTCCTTTAGAACGAGGTACATAGCAGAGGTCTATAGTAGTAATTCCAGGCTGACGATATGAATAATCACTCACATACTTACATGCACAAATGACGTGGGTCCCCCACCGGAAGCCCACCACATGCCAATAATGGCGAATCTATTTTTACACCCGCATAAAAAAGTCAGTCCAGAACAGAATAGAAGCCGGTTCTGCGAAATGGGTACTGTGCTGCTGTAGGTATTCAAATAGAATTCACAAGAGGAGAGGCTCTTTTTGAGAGGAAAAACCGTAACCCTAAATTTTTCGTGAGATTTTGGTACATCTTGTACGTAGAAAAACACGCTTAGCAAGGCCATCGTGCATTGTTGGGGGGCATCTCTAGTGTTAAATCGGTCTGAAATGGGCTTGGTTCATTAtgttgagctgctggcgCCATGTGGAGCTTGAGTCCAGGGATCTACAGAGACCAACGCTGCTGTGGACGATCTTCATTGTTCCCCACACGACTTAGAGTTGATCAGACACACTATCGGGGTCTCCAATTATACTATATGAGACTGCGCTTTTTGCTCTATATTCTCGATTTCATTGTGTATCGACAACACCTCCAGCTTCACGGTGCAGGACGATGCATCTCAGAAAGCGAAAACCGAAGCGGCGACTGTTTTTTTGCCTTGGACGCCCGCATTGGTTCGGTATTTAGCTCAGAAAAAGATGTAACACTTTGGTAGCGCGATGGAATAACGGTGGATCAACGGCCAATAACGGTTTTCATAAGGGGCTATGACAGTCACAGAAAATCCGACTAGAGTGTACTCTGTAGACTCCTTGACACACCCCTGCGGACTGGTGGCACCTCTCCCCACCCCCTCAATTCTTGGCTACATCAACATGCATGGAAATCCCTTGGTATTCCGTAAATGACATCTGCAATGACGCAACAGCTGAACCTTTCTCCCTAACCATCATGGCTCATATGCCTGAGCCGTCTGTGCCACAGACTTATTGCACGTAGTACATATACGACCTTCGCCCCATGTAATGTCTcttacacaaacacatctTATACAAAATGGtcgccatcaagaacaccCTCGCTCTCACTGTCCTCGCCTCTGTGGTCTCTGCTCAGAACCCCATTGTCGCCTCTCTCATCAACGACATTGTTGAGGGTATTGCTGCCGCTAAGACCGACAACGACATCTCCGACGAGGCTGCCACCTCCGAAATCCAGTCTGTTGTTGGTATCATCCAGCAGAACACCGatgtccagcagctcgttTCCCAGGTGATCCCCATCGCCGCCATGGGCCTGAACGACGACAACTTCCCCCAGGTTCTGTCCGCCGCACACGCCACTCTTGAGGCCTTCCAGGGCTCTCCCGAGTACCCCGAGGCCGTCAAGGGTCTTAAGGATGTTCTCCCTCACTACGATGTCCAGGAGGCTCTCGGTAACGTGCAGAACAACCTTGGTAACGTCCTTGCTCTTATTACCCCCTCTCTCCCCACCCTGACCCCCAACCACTCCGAGCAGTGGGAGGCCGCCACCAAGAACGTCCAGGCTCTTGCTGCCTCCCTTGGCTTCCTCCCCGGTGGAGATGACAAGCAGGCTGAGGCCACCTCCGCCGAGGCCTCCAAGACCGAGgcttctgcctctgcttCCGCCACTGAGGCTTCATCCAAGGCTGAGGCCACCTCTGAGGCTCCCAAGTCCGAGGAGGCTtccaagaccgaggagtCCAAGTCTGAGGAGTCCAAGGCCGAGTCTAAGACTGAGGACGCCTCTTCTGCCGCCGCCACCTCTGCTGAGGCCTCTAAGACCGAGTCCAAGGCTGAGTCCAAGACCGATgcctctgcttctgcctccggctctgcttctggctctgcttctggctctgcttCCGGCTCTGCTTCcggctctgctgctgcctcctccagtGCTGAGTCTTCCAAGCCCACCTCCGCCTCTGTCTCTGCCACTGGTGGCCCTTCTGTCGCTCCCTCCGCTTCTCCCACTGTCACCGCTGAGCAGGGCAACGGTGCTTCTGCCTACAACCTCGCCCTCGGCGGCGTTGtcggtgctgctgccatgGTTGTTGCTCTTCTCTAAGCAAAAGAACTCTAGTTTAGTATCGTTACACCAGCTCCAAATAATTAATTTATGATAATGACATTTGCATTTGTGCTCGTATTATTTTAAGTCTGACACGAGTCTAACCTTTAGTGCCCCGTTGAAATATGCACCCTTAAAACTGCGCTAATGCAGCTACTTATACCAGTAGCAAGTTAGGAGTAACATAAAAGTAAAATAGGTACTATTTATACTTATCAAACGATAGAAATCACCTACCAAATCCAATAAATTAATTACTCCAGCTCTGCTTTTTCCTGAGCAGAAAGCTTCAGGGCTCCTCTAGTAGCCACATTTTTTCTTAACAATGTCAGGAACGCTTGGCAAtgcttgtcctccttgccTCGGGCCAACCTGGTGAAAATGTCATAGACCTTCTTGTAGTCGGAGGTCAGAGCTCCAATGATGTTTTCGAGGAATCCCAGGCACAGTAGATATACTTCGTAGAGCTTGGTGTCTTCAGACCGCTCGTGTAGAGTCTCTGCAAGAGTAATGCATTTCAGCACAAACGACCCGTCCAACTCAGGGATGCTAGACTCGTTTGTATGCACAATCAAAAGACGTAGAACAGGCAGAGAAAGGTCAACTAGCGTGCTGTTGACCTGTCCCTTTTGTAGCTGTGTCGACAGCTCATCTAGAGTAGAAGCCAGcgaagagaagaagatatCAGACTGGCAAAAGTCTAGGAAAAAGACCACCAGTTGCAGCACCTTGTATCCCTTCTTTTCAAACTCGTTGGT
This genomic interval from Yarrowia lipolytica chromosome 1E, complete sequence contains the following:
- a CDS encoding uncharacterized protein (Compare to YALI0E01210g, similar to uniprot|Q6C2I9 Yarrowia lipolytica YALI0F07535g), which encodes MVAIKNTLALTVLASVVSAQNPIVASLINDIVEGIAAAKTDNDISDEAATSEIQSVVGIIQQNTDVQQLVSQVIPIAAMGLNDDNFPQVLSAAHATLEAFQGSPEYPEAVKGLKDVLPHYDVQEALGNVQNNLGNVLALITPSLPTLTPNHSEQWEAATKNVQALAASLGFLPGGDDKQAEATSAEASKTEASASASATEASSKAEATSEAPKSEEASKTEESKSEESKAESKTEDASSAAATSAEASKTESKAESKTDASASASGSASGSASGSASGSASGSAAASSSAESSKPTSASVSATGGPSVAPSASPTVTAEQGNGASAYNLALGGVVGAAAMVVALL
- a CDS encoding uncharacterized protein (Compare to YALI0E01188g, similar to Saccharomyces cerevisiae SHE9 (YDR393W); ancestral locus Anc_5.485, some similarities with uniprot|Q9P865 Candida albicans She9 protein possible transmembrane segment), which produces MLTRRMQCLRGAGVFRTVAALPLLAQRPNFYRPLTCSALRRNNDHSYRHESRKDKEMQDLKESRKMREQEALDDAAFRNTFEFAVEKTRDSDGKSPEPEVEIDVDREAQTPWDPVGSQSRHETRQEHRERFDDIKKTLPSSVHESQPQMYKWFGEKMDQIQAGALTAGQTLNEVTGYKAIEKLKLSIEKLEDEVLEARAEVREAKRMYSDAISERSNSQREVNELLQRKHNWTPADLERFTELYRNDHANEHSVNDAKKRLGECEHHVEDLTLQLSKQILTRYHEEQIWSDKIRRASTWGTWILMGFNVVLFIVVQLGLEPWKRRRLVGSFEDKVKESLQEWEARNEARRLEEATMAATATQAITELQRRIESPHVSKADVVEAEAEINSIKTNLATWFKEREEEEKEEIAKEAHELAVIAEDPDMTDVHHKPHPPQPVDTERVVRPHLVENFEHHVADPVHHPTLPITSTPVLEEDAPPPRIHPLVQMSPDSPDDGTKTFTATRDGYDVHPLVVRPTTPPHFMLQVWGAAKLSVESATNKTVAVVRSTFQTAEQRPFESTIVASLGGLCGGLVTFLYLR